One genomic region from Campylobacter sp. RM5004 encodes:
- a CDS encoding penicillin-binding protein 2 — MQTSYEPSKRTFVILILLLLVALLVIFTFTRTKTDERNVGNIERGERVGALNGDIVSADGYTLVTSRRIYRAEIDIRSINLDKLDYFLKLFQIYAFIDDKEIKDIKARLLKALKQKKVYNFVLSKDIDSKAASYLQELSKKLYVSGFFKSFKNANGKVSTRRLEIIEHKEERVFSKGDILTPVLGYSQLSLEDGIYANIPKKGLEKYYEQYLSPKSDYKIIGNKDIGGNIIINSESFISEKVSGSNIHLNINLKLQKGIENIASVARKNFGAKQVIIGILDSKDASVIALATSKRYDPYNRKSDLSFLNTDAVEFEYEPGSVIKPIAFANLLKLNRLTPFEWVKTYGGRMKLDKYYITDTHPMDSMIAEDIIVHSSNIGMVQISNKESVKELINGYLEFNLGSLTGIDLPYEKAGFIKDAKKTYEVEKNTMAYGYGFRTTFIQLLAAYNVFNNRGIWISPKIAKYYKEDEELKELYKKEEREVLPLEIAKQMNRILIKTANQKSLAKYWPLGISVGGKTGTARISSSGKYEREYNANFFGFANDENNRYTIGVLVMSPDKDKEGYYAAQTALPVAALAISQLIEDGFLKPSYNRID, encoded by the coding sequence ATGCAAACAAGTTATGAGCCTAGTAAAAGAACATTTGTAATTTTAATTTTATTATTATTGGTTGCGTTACTTGTTATTTTTACTTTTACTAGGACAAAAACCGATGAAAGAAATGTCGGAAATATTGAACGCGGTGAAAGAGTTGGTGCTTTAAACGGAGATATAGTAAGTGCTGACGGATATACTTTAGTTACAAGTAGGCGTATTTATAGAGCTGAAATAGATATAAGAAGTATAAATTTAGATAAATTAGATTATTTTTTAAAATTGTTTCAAATATATGCTTTTATTGATGATAAAGAGATTAAAGATATAAAAGCAAGATTACTTAAAGCCTTAAAGCAAAAAAAGGTATATAATTTCGTTTTATCAAAAGATATAGATTCAAAAGCTGCAAGTTACCTTCAAGAATTATCTAAAAAATTATATGTATCAGGATTTTTTAAATCATTTAAAAATGCAAATGGCAAAGTAAGCACAAGAAGGCTTGAGATTATTGAACACAAAGAAGAAAGAGTATTTTCAAAAGGCGATATTTTAACTCCTGTTTTGGGATATTCGCAATTAAGTTTAGAAGATGGAATTTATGCAAATATTCCAAAAAAAGGCTTAGAAAAATATTATGAACAATATTTAAGTCCAAAGAGTGATTATAAAATTATAGGAAATAAAGATATAGGTGGAAATATCATAATAAATTCTGAAAGCTTTATAAGTGAAAAAGTAAGTGGTAGCAATATTCATCTTAATATTAATTTAAAACTTCAAAAGGGTATAGAAAATATAGCAAGTGTTGCTAGAAAAAATTTCGGAGCAAAGCAAGTAATTATAGGTATTTTAGATAGTAAAGATGCTAGTGTAATAGCACTTGCAACCAGTAAAAGATATGATCCATATAATAGAAAAAGTGATTTATCTTTTTTAAATACTGATGCTGTGGAATTTGAATACGAGCCTGGCTCGGTTATTAAACCTATTGCTTTTGCAAATTTATTAAAACTAAATCGTTTAACGCCATTTGAGTGGGTAAAAACTTATGGTGGAAGAATGAAACTTGATAAATACTATATCACTGACACTCATCCTATGGATAGTATGATTGCTGAAGATATTATCGTGCATTCATCAAATATCGGAATGGTTCAAATATCTAATAAAGAAAGTGTAAAAGAATTAATTAATGGTTATTTGGAATTTAATTTAGGAAGTTTAACAGGAATTGATTTGCCTTATGAAAAAGCAGGTTTTATCAAAGATGCAAAAAAAACTTATGAAGTAGAAAAAAATACTATGGCTTATGGATATGGTTTTAGAACTACTTTTATACAACTTTTAGCAGCTTATAATGTATTTAATAATCGTGGAATTTGGATTAGCCCTAAGATTGCGAAGTATTATAAAGAAGATGAAGAATTAAAAGAACTTTATAAAAAAGAAGAAAGAGAAGTTTTACCATTAGAAATTGCTAAACAAATGAATAGGATTTTAATTAAAACTGCAAATCAAAAATCATTAGCAAAATACTGGCCTTTAGGAATTAGTGTAGGTGGCAAAACAGGAACAGCAAGAATTAGCTCAAGTGGAAAATACGAAAGAGAATATAACGCAAACTTCTTTGGATTTGCAAATGATGAGAATAATAGATATACAATAGGCGTTTTGGTTATGA